One Pseudomonadota bacterium genomic window, TATTGAAGATATAGTTGATACGGGCAGTACTTTAGTTTATCTTATTAACTATTTAAAATCTTTTGCTCCAAAAAGTATAAAAATTTGTGCTTTGCTGGATAAGCATGAACGCCGAAAAGCAGATATTAAAGTAGACTATTCATGCTATGTAATTGAAAGTGGATTTCTTGTTGGGTATGGTCTTGATTACGCCGAAAAGTACAGAAATCTGCCGGAAATTTACCAGCTCAAACTTTAAGCAGGGGGTATGCCATGATAGTTACCTGTAAGGGTTGCAGTACCAGTTTTAATTTGGAAGATGAACGAGTAAAAAAACCGGGATCAAAAGTTAGGTGTTCAATATGCAAAATTATTTTTATGGTATATCCGCCTGTTGCCACAGAAGAACAGGATCTCCCGGAAAGTATTGAAAAACAAGAGTTAGGAGTACCTCCGGTAAAGGCAGAAAATTACTCTTTTTCTGATTCGGAAGCTAGTGAAGCTATAGAAGAAGAAGTAAAACCAGAGGCTGAAGAAGTTGCGCAAGATGAAGAAGAACATGACTTTGCAGATTTAAGCGAAAGCCTTGAGAAACAAGAAGTTGTTACAACTGATGTTTCAGCTGACAGCAGCGATGAAAAACTTGAACTTTCCGATCCCGAAGACCTTAATATCTCAGAGTTTGAAGAAGCCTTAGGAAAAGAAGAAGCAAAGCCGGAGGCCGAAGAAGCTGTACAAGAGGAGGAAGAACTTGATTTTGCAGACTTAAGCGAAAGCCTTGAAATGGGGGACGTTGCTTCAACTGCTGACAGCAGGGAAAAGCCCGAAACTTCAGATTCCGAAGAAATAGATTTTTCTGAACTTGAAAAAATGCTTGAAAACGGTGAAATCAGTTTTGATAATCTTCTGTCTGAAGATAATGCTAATAAAGATGAATTAAAATTTAGTGACACAGAGGAGATTGATCTTTCTGAGATAGATGCAGCAATTGATAATTTCGAAGATTCGGATATAGAGGAAATAGATGAGATAGAGGATGATACAAAAGAATTAAAATTAGAATTTGAAAACGACCTGGACTCTCAGATTATAAAAAGCAACGGTGTGGAAGAACTGGATTTTTCCGATTTGGAAAGTATGCCTGATGTTGAAGAAATTTCAGATTCCACAGAAGATGACAATAAAACAGCCAACGACCTTACCCTCAGCTTAGATATAGAACCAGAGTCTTTTGCACAAACGACTGAGGCAGAGCCTGATGAGCTTGATTTTTCCGATTTGGAAAAAATGCTCGATAATGAAACAGGCACAGAGGAATCGGTTGTCAATCCTGCCGAAGAAACTGCCGAATTAATTTTAGAAATGGATATTCCTTCAGATAGCAATCAAGATCTTAATTTTGACGATACAGTCGCTTTGGATGAGGATACCCTTGATTTTTTAGATCTGGAAAAAATGCTCGATAATGAAACAATTGCAGATGAGCCAGTCAAAGAACTTTCAGATGAAACACTTGAAGTATCTATAGAGACTGATGTATCATCAGATAAGCAAGCTGATTATCTGGCAACAACTGTCGCTATAGATGATATGAAGCACTATTCCCGGCCAGACAGATCTGAGCCTGGAGATATGCATAAGCATGCGGCAGAGGATACAGTTATCGTAGGAGCGAAAAAACCATCCGGAACAGTGGTACCCCCTCCAATAAAAAAGAAGTCTTCAGGTAAGCTTTTATTGATTTTAGCCCTTATTGTGGTTTTGCTTCTGGGAGCTGCTGCATTCATTTTTTTCAAGCCTTTTGGTATTGAGGTCCCTTATGTCAGTGAATATATTGAATCCAAAATTGATAAAAACGGTAATTTAAAAATAACACCTATACGTCCTTCAATTAAGGGAGATTTTGTTGATACAAAATCCGGGACTCTTTTTGTAATTACTGGCAAAGTAAAAAATGATTACAGGCATCCGAGAAGTAACATTAAAGTTATTGGGGAAGTTTTTATTAAGGGAAAGCTTTACAAAGCCGAATCGGTTTATTGTGGCAATATTATATCCGAAGAAGATTTGTTGCAGATTGATCCTGCTATAATCCAAAAAAAATTACAAAACAGGTTTGGGGATAAGAAATCAAATATAAGCGTTAAGCCTGGAAGCATAATTCCTTTTATGGTTATATTTAAAAATCCTTCATCCGATCTGGATGAATTTAACATAAATGTTGAAAGCTCCATTAAAGGATAAAAAAAAAGAAAGCGATTTCAGCTTGACTTAGGCAATGTGAGCTGGTAGAAGGCCATTTCAAATTATGGCGATGTAGCTCAGTTGGTCAGAGCATGCGGCTCATATCCGCAGGGTCCGGGGTTCAAATCCCTGCATCGCCACCATTTCATAATCCATCTATATCCAATATAGTGCCAAACCCGTTAGAAATAGCGGGTTTTTTTATTTTCCAGTATAAAGTTCAAAATGACATTTTTTTCTAATTGTGACAAAGTCTCCGGATCCGGTTACCCTGAAAGTTAAAGTTATCTTTATTGACTGCAATCCGGGCGATATGCTATGAAAACCTGCTTGATAAGGAAAAAATGAAAATATTTCTCATTATATTAATTGAGTTACATTTACGGATTAATTTAGAAAACTTTCAGGAAATTAATTAAATATTACAAAGAGCAGATTAAATCATGTTGGATGGTTTCTATAAAATTGTTGAAGAAAGAATATTAAATGCCCAGCGCAAGGGAGAATTTGATAATCTTCCAGGCGCAGGAAAGCCTCTTATTCTTGAGGAAACCTGTATGGTTCCTGAAGATCTTCGTATTGCGTATAAAATATTAAAAAATGCAGATTATATTCCACCTGAAATTGAGCTTAAAAAAGAGATTGTCAAAACTGAAGAATTGCTTGCCGACATGGAAGAAACAGCTGAAAAATATCAGACGATAAAGAAGCTGAACTTTATGAAAATGAAACTAAATCTAATGAGAAACACTACTGTATTGTTTGAAGAAACCGAAATCTACGCTGAAAAATTAGTCAACCGGTTTGCTAAAAAATAATTGCTGTAAAAAGGATTTTATAATTGTGCAAAAGCTTACAATAGCACTTATCTCGGGAGGGATATCCGTTGAGCGGGAGGTATCCATAAATAGTGGGAATCAGGTTTATGAAGCCCTGGATAAAACAAAATATGATGTTATTCGTTATGATCCCAAATCAGACCTCTTGCGTCTCGTATCGGACTCATCAAATATAGATTTTGCACTTATTATACTTCACGGATATTATGGTGAAGACGGTACAATTCAGGGTCTGCTGGATCTTCTTGACATTCCTTACCAGGGGTCAGGTGTTCTGGGAAGTGCAGTGGCCATGAACAAGTTTGCTTCAAAACAGCTTTACGAACAATCGGGCATTCCGACTCCTCCTTATATAATAATCAAAAAAGGCGACCAGGTTGAATATAAAACCTGTGTAAAACGGCTTGGTACACCACTTATTGTAAAGCCTGTTTCAGGCGGTTCCAGCATTGGCATTTCAATTGTAAAATCGGATGAAGCGTATAAAAATGCTGTTCAAGCGGCTTTTTCCTGCGATGATACTGTGTTGGTAGAAACAGTTATAGAAGGTATCGAAATTACCGGCGGAGTTATAGGAAATAATGACCTTAAAACTTTGCCAATTGTTGAAATAATACCTGATAAAAGTTTTAATTTTTTTGATTACACCGCAAAATACACAAAAGGGGCAACCAAAGAGATTTGTCCTGCAAGGATTGATGATGATATGGCGCAAAAAGCACAAACCTATGCGAAGATGGCCCACAAAGCGCTTTTTTGCAGAGGCTACAGCAGGACGGATATGATGCTTGCCGGAAAAGAAATTTATGTTTTGGAAACAAACACTATTCCCGGTATGACTGCAACCAGTCTTTTGCCTTTAGCAGCAAAGGCCGCCGGTATATCTTTTGCTAAACTTCTCGATAAGCTTATTGAGTTTGGTATAGAAGAGCATAGAAAAATAAAAGATAGAAAAGGTGGCAAGTGATAATATCAAGTATTAAAGAATTAATGAATAATTATGAAGATGTCGGATCTGGAGATGTATTTAACGGAATAATCGGCTCCGACAGGATTAAGCAGGTTTTGATGATCGATCTTATTGAAAGAGGTGTGCTTTGTGTTCCTTCTCCTCTTTCGCAGACCATAAGCGGTTCTAAAGTTGTACAGGCTCTTTTTTTGAATAAGTGGATGGTCCCTCATACTCGTGCCATTTTAAGAAGAAGGGATCTTATAGACGCTGTCAGCTGTTACAACAGGCATAAAATAGACGTTGTTGTTACGAAAGAAGACCGCATGCACTGCGGATTTGGCATAAGGAAATGGGATTCGGTTGAGACTCTTTACAGCTTTATGTCAATGTCGGACTCATCTTATCCTTTTATATTGCAGCCATTGATAGAAGATTTTACGGATATTCGAGTGATAATTGCCGAAGATTATATTGAATCGTATACAAGATATAATCCGGATAATTTCAGGATGAATATGGCCGCAGGCGGATCAAGCACCCCCTTTACCCTTGACGAAGAAAAGAGGATTTTCTGTAAAACCGTTATGCAGCGGGGCAAGTTTCCTTTTGCACACATAGACATTATGGTAACTGCCGACAACAAATGTTATCTTTCCGAAATATCATTAGGCGGTGGTTTAAAAGGAGCTATTATCAACAGAGAAGAGCTTGATGCAAAAAAAAAGGCGATTGCAGATAAGATAATAAAAGAAAAGAGCATCGTTTAGATCAGGTGTTACTTGAAAAAATCTTTAGCGGAGGTTTTATGAAAATACTGGTAATCGGAAGCGGAGGAAGAGAACATGCGCTTGCATGGAAAATAGCACAAAGCCCAAAAGTAAAAAAAATCTTTTGCGCGCCGGGAAATGCGGGTATTGCAAATATTGCCGAATGTATTCCTATTAGTTCCGATGATATAACCAGTCTTTTGGAATTTGCTAAAAAGGAAAAAATCGCACTTACAATTGTCGGACCGGAGGCTCCTCTATCAAATGGAATAACAGACTTGTTTGAAAAAGCCGGGTTGAAAATTTTCGGATCTTCCATGAGAGCTTCCGAACTGGAATATAGCAAATGTTTTTCCAAAGAGCTGATGATAAAATATAAGATACCAACAGCTGCCGGTCAAATATTTTCAAATTATAAAAAAGCTGTAAGCTATATCCGCAAAACCAAAACTCCATGTGTTGTCAAGGCAGACGGACTTGCCGCCGGAAAGGGAGTCATCATATGCTCAACTGAAAAGCAGGCGATAGAAGCACTTGACGATATAATGATAAAACGCTCTTTCGGCAATGCTGGCAAAAGAGTTGTTATAGAAGAACTGCTTGCAGGAGAAGAAGCCTCGTTTCTTGCATTTACGGATGGGAAAACCGTTCTTCCTCTGCCGTCTTCACAGGATCACAAACCGATTTTTGATAAAGATAAAGGCCCGAATACTGGCGGTATGGGGGCTTATTCGCCTGCCCCGGTTGTTGATAAATATATTCATAAAAAAATCATGGAAGAGGTAATGATCCCCACTGTCCGGGCTATGGCTGCCGAGGGCAGACCCTACAAAGGTATTTTATATGCCGGACTTATGATTGATAAAGACAAAATCAGGGTTCTAGAGTTTAATTGCAGGTTTGGTGATCCCGAAGCCCAGGCTCTTTTAATTCGTATAAAAAGCGACTTAATTGAGATAATGGAGGCTGTAATAGAAGAAAGGCTTAATAATTGTACTATAGAAATTGATGATAGGGTATCAGTTTGTGTTGTGATGGCCTCAGGCGGTTATCCGGGCGCTTACAAAAAGGGGATCACTATAAATGGGCTTGAAGATGCAGCACGGATAAAAGATTCTATTGTATTTCATGCAGGCACTGCTATAAAAGCCGGTTCTGTGGTTGCAAATGGCGGGCGGGTTTTAGGCGTTACAGCGCTTGGCGATACCGTATCTGCTGCAATTGATAAAGCATACCGGGCTGTACTGAAAATCAACTGGAATGGTGTTCAGTTTAGAACAGATATAGGGCAAAAGGCTGTAAAACGGCTTAAAGCACATCCTTTGGTTTCGGTTATAATGGGAAGTGATTCAGATTATTCAGTGATGGAAGAAACAGTTGCCATATTGAAAAAATTCGATATCACCTTTGAAATCACTGTAGCATCAGCCCACAGAACTCCGGAAAAAGCAGCCAGGCTTGCTTTGAGCGCAAGAGAGCGTGGAGTAAAAGTAATAATTGCCGGTGCCGGCCATGCGGCACATCTTGCAGGAGTACTTGCAGCACATACTTCTCTTCCGGTGATTGGGGTTCCTATAGATTCGTCGTGTCTTTCAGGACTTGATTCCTTGTTGTCTACCGTTCAGATGCCACCAGGTGTGCCTGTGGCTACTGTTGCTATAGGTAAATCAGGGGCAAGAAATGCAGGAATACTGGCTGCCCAGATTCTTGCGCTTTCAGATCCGGCGCTTTGTACCATGCTTGATGAATTTAAAAAAGATATGGCAGCTCAGGTTGAAAAGAAAGCAAAAAAACTTGAATTATTTTGATAAAATTATAAAAATAGACCCGGATAAACCTGATCCGGAATTAATTAAAAAATCGGCATCGGTTATAAGAAGCGGTGGAGTAGTAGTATTTCCTGCCAGATGTCTTTACGGTCTTGCTGTTGATGCTTATAATGAAACAGCGGTTGAGAGGGTTTTTGAAATAAAGGGCCGTACGGAGAAAAAACCATTATTGGTCCTTGCGGACAGCCATCTGATGATATCCTGCGTTGTAAAAAATATTACTCCAATGGCTCAAAAGATCATGAAAAGCTTCTGGCCCGGATTAATTACTGTCATACTCGAGGCCAATACCAGTCTTCCGGCAAACCTTACTGCAGGAAGCGGTAAAATAGGTATCAGAAAACCGGGTCATCCTGTTGCTATGGCTCTGGTAAAAGCTGTAGGAGCACCGATAACCGGAACAAGCGCAAATATGTCGGGAGCCTCCGGCTGTTTTAGTATCCGGGATTTAGATCCTGAAATAGCTGAAAAAGCTGATCTTATAATTGACGCCGGAACGCTTAAGGGTGGTATAGGCTCAACAGTAGTTGATGTAACGGGAGAGCTTCCGGTTATTGTAAGAGAAGGCGAAGTATCCCGGGATGAAATATTGACGGCTATAGGAGTTTCATACCCCGCCACTTGTGCTATAAATAAAGTTGGAGTAAAAGTGTCGGCAATATTTAACGACAGTAAACTGATTTACAAAGGCAGGGTATTTAGCTTTTATTCAGACAATGTTACCCTGCCAAACGGACTTACGACAAACATTGATATAATCCGCCATCCCGGTGCATCTGCTATAGTACCCTTAACGGCTGAAAACGAGATAATATTGATCAAACAATACCGCTATGCAGCCGGAGACTTTATATGGGAAATCCCGGCCGGTGTTTTGGAACCTGATGAAACGCCGCTTGAATGCGCAAAAAGAGAACTTATCGAAGAAACCGGTTATAGTTCGAACAAAATGGAAAAATTAATCGAAATTTTACCTGTTCCCGGTTATTCTGACGAACGCATACATATCTTTCTTGCCACAGATCTTGTTGAATCAAAGCAAAATCTTGATAAGGATGAAATACTAAAAGTACACAAATTAAAATTAGATGATGTTATGGATATGATATCAAAAGGTGAGATTACAGACAGCAAAACAATATCAGGGCTTTGTCTTGCATTACGTTTTATGGTTCAAAGATAGAATAATAAAAAGCCTAAACTTGTTGACAATATCGTGAAATATTGATTATAAACCCAAAACGTGCCGGAGTGGTGAAACTGGTAGACGCAGAGGACTCAAAATCCTCCGAGGGCAACTTCGTGTCGGTTCAATTCCGACCTCCGGCACCATATTTTATTTAAGTATCTTACAGTTCATAGAACTATCGGCCATTTTTGCTTTGATCCCATGGCCCCAATAAACCCCTTACCTTACTTTCAACCCCTCATCAAGATATCGTATAATTGGGAAAAGGAAGAACTCTATTACCCGCCGTTTGCCTACATTAATCTCAGCAGTAACTGACATTCCGGGCTTCAGGGAATATACTGCGCCATTTTTGGTTTTAAGCTCTTTTGCTAAAAGTTTAAAACGAACCGGGTAGCCTCCGATTTCGCTCTTTTTTTCTTTTTCTTCATTATTATCTTTGCCGGCTTCCAGGCTATACGGGTTGATAGTTTCAACCAAGCCTTCGATTGTGCCGTATTTCTGAAAGTCGAAAGTTTCCACTTTAATTACACAGCGCTGCCCCTCATTTACAAAACCAATATCTTTGTTCATAACAACGGCATTAACCACCAAAGGAATGTTTTCGGGTACAAGGCTGACTACTGGCTGAGCTGTCGTAACAATACCACCAATTGTTTTCACAGTTAAAATATGGACAATACCATCTACCGGAGATATGATAAACCTTTTTCCCTGCTTAAATCTTATGCTGCTGACTTCAGCTTCAAGAGTATTTTTATTCTGCATATTTGCTGAAAACTCCGAAAGGAGCTTATCTTCAAAATTACTTTTGAAAGTTTCTATTTCATCCCTGATCCTGTTAAGCATTATAGCTGTTTGTTCCGATTGACCGGTCTTGACGCCCAAATCTTTCTCCAGATTCATTCTCTCTTTCATTTTTTCCCGGTATCGATTATCGGCAAGTGCTCCTATCTCTACTAGTGCCTTTTGTCGTTTTTCATCCTCTCTGGTAATCGCAATCAAACCGTTTATATTTTTCATTTCATTTTTAAGACTATAAAGCGCACTTTGAGTTTCTGCATACTCCTTTTCTTTTTCCTTAAGGGTTGATACGTATATATTTTTCTGAGCCTCATACTGGGCAATCTGTGCACTAACGGTTTCTTCCTGCGTTTCATTACTTGCCGGTAAAAAGTCTTTTCCGGTTAAAACTGCATCGATACGCTCCATAGCAAGCTTTGAAGATTCCAGATTTCTTTCCTTGCCTTCAAGATCGGCAGTATCAACTGATGGATCTATTTCCAGCAGAATGTCGCCCTTTTTTACGTAATCTCCTTCTTTAATATGAATGGCAGTCACAACTCCTGTTTCCAAAGGCTGCATTACCTTAACATCACCCAGAGGAACAATTTTGCCTTGCGCGGTTACGACCACATCAACTTTTACAAAGTACAAACCAAGTATAACAACAACCATTAGTGAGATTATCGTCCAGAGAAAATATGTTCCTATAGGATTAACGGGGCGGTCCTCAATTTCTGCTATTATGGGTTTAAAATCGTGGTAATCGTTGTTTTTCACAGGCGGTTTTCCTCCTGTTGTTTATAGAGATAAGCATATAGCCCGTTTTGACGCATCAGCGATTCCTGATTTCCGGTTTCCACAATCTTTCCCTTGTCTAATACAATAATCAATTCACAATCCCGCATGACCGAAAGCCTGTGAGCAAT contains:
- a CDS encoding NUDIX hydrolase, with protein sequence MSAIFNDSKLIYKGRVFSFYSDNVTLPNGLTTNIDIIRHPGASAIVPLTAENEIILIKQYRYAAGDFIWEIPAGVLEPDETPLECAKRELIEETGYSSNKMEKLIEILPVPGYSDERIHIFLATDLVESKQNLDKDEILKVHKLKLDDVMDMISKGEITDSKTISGLCLALRFMVQR
- a CDS encoding D-alanine--D-alanine ligase, whose amino-acid sequence is MQKLTIALISGGISVEREVSINSGNQVYEALDKTKYDVIRYDPKSDLLRLVSDSSNIDFALIILHGYYGEDGTIQGLLDLLDIPYQGSGVLGSAVAMNKFASKQLYEQSGIPTPPYIIIKKGDQVEYKTCVKRLGTPLIVKPVSGGSSIGISIVKSDEAYKNAVQAAFSCDDTVLVETVIEGIEITGGVIGNNDLKTLPIVEIIPDKSFNFFDYTAKYTKGATKEICPARIDDDMAQKAQTYAKMAHKALFCRGYSRTDMMLAGKEIYVLETNTIPGMTATSLLPLAAKAAGISFAKLLDKLIEFGIEEHRKIKDRKGGK
- a CDS encoding zinc-ribbon domain-containing protein, translating into MIVTCKGCSTSFNLEDERVKKPGSKVRCSICKIIFMVYPPVATEEQDLPESIEKQELGVPPVKAENYSFSDSEASEAIEEEVKPEAEEVAQDEEEHDFADLSESLEKQEVVTTDVSADSSDEKLELSDPEDLNISEFEEALGKEEAKPEAEEAVQEEEELDFADLSESLEMGDVASTADSREKPETSDSEEIDFSELEKMLENGEISFDNLLSEDNANKDELKFSDTEEIDLSEIDAAIDNFEDSDIEEIDEIEDDTKELKLEFENDLDSQIIKSNGVEELDFSDLESMPDVEEISDSTEDDNKTANDLTLSLDIEPESFAQTTEAEPDELDFSDLEKMLDNETGTEESVVNPAEETAELILEMDIPSDSNQDLNFDDTVALDEDTLDFLDLEKMLDNETIADEPVKELSDETLEVSIETDVSSDKQADYLATTVAIDDMKHYSRPDRSEPGDMHKHAAEDTVIVGAKKPSGTVVPPPIKKKSSGKLLLILALIVVLLLGAAAFIFFKPFGIEVPYVSEYIESKIDKNGNLKITPIRPSIKGDFVDTKSGTLFVITGKVKNDYRHPRSNIKVIGEVFIKGKLYKAESVYCGNIISEEDLLQIDPAIIQKKLQNRFGDKKSNISVKPGSIIPFMVIFKNPSSDLDEFNINVESSIKG
- a CDS encoding HlyD family type I secretion periplasmic adaptor subunit, giving the protein MKNNDYHDFKPIIAEIEDRPVNPIGTYFLWTIISLMVVVILGLYFVKVDVVVTAQGKIVPLGDVKVMQPLETGVVTAIHIKEGDYVKKGDILLEIDPSVDTADLEGKERNLESSKLAMERIDAVLTGKDFLPASNETQEETVSAQIAQYEAQKNIYVSTLKEKEKEYAETQSALYSLKNEMKNINGLIAITREDEKRQKALVEIGALADNRYREKMKERMNLEKDLGVKTGQSEQTAIMLNRIRDEIETFKSNFEDKLLSEFSANMQNKNTLEAEVSSIRFKQGKRFIISPVDGIVHILTVKTIGGIVTTAQPVVSLVPENIPLVVNAVVMNKDIGFVNEGQRCVIKVETFDFQKYGTIEGLVETINPYSLEAGKDNNEEKEKKSEIGGYPVRFKLLAKELKTKNGAVYSLKPGMSVTAEINVGKRRVIEFFLFPIIRYLDEGLKVR
- the purD gene encoding phosphoribosylamine--glycine ligase, encoding MKILVIGSGGREHALAWKIAQSPKVKKIFCAPGNAGIANIAECIPISSDDITSLLEFAKKEKIALTIVGPEAPLSNGITDLFEKAGLKIFGSSMRASELEYSKCFSKELMIKYKIPTAAGQIFSNYKKAVSYIRKTKTPCVVKADGLAAGKGVIICSTEKQAIEALDDIMIKRSFGNAGKRVVIEELLAGEEASFLAFTDGKTVLPLPSSQDHKPIFDKDKGPNTGGMGAYSPAPVVDKYIHKKIMEEVMIPTVRAMAAEGRPYKGILYAGLMIDKDKIRVLEFNCRFGDPEAQALLIRIKSDLIEIMEAVIEERLNNCTIEIDDRVSVCVVMASGGYPGAYKKGITINGLEDAARIKDSIVFHAGTAIKAGSVVANGGRVLGVTALGDTVSAAIDKAYRAVLKINWNGVQFRTDIGQKAVKRLKAHPLVSVIMGSDSDYSVMEETVAILKKFDITFEITVASAHRTPEKAARLALSARERGVKVIIAGAGHAAHLAGVLAAHTSLPVIGVPIDSSCLSGLDSLLSTVQMPPGVPVATVAIGKSGARNAGILAAQILALSDPALCTMLDEFKKDMAAQVEKKAKKLELF
- a CDS encoding DUF1992 domain-containing protein, with amino-acid sequence MLDGFYKIVEERILNAQRKGEFDNLPGAGKPLILEETCMVPEDLRIAYKILKNADYIPPEIELKKEIVKTEELLADMEETAEKYQTIKKLNFMKMKLNLMRNTTVLFEETEIYAEKLVNRFAKK